CACTATTTCGAACTACAAACGACTACAAGAACGGATTAACACTCCGGTAATATCGTTAAGTAAGAATATCTCTCCGGCATGGAAGTGGTTTTCCATTGCTGCCTCTTTTGCTCTTTTGGTTGTTTCAGCCTTTCACTTTATTGACTTAAGCCGTCCGGAATTAGTATGGTATGAAGTCGCAGCAGTTCCGGATGCAAAAACAAAGATTGTACTTCCGGATAGCAGTACTGTATGGCTTAATGCCAATGCCCGCCTTGTTTACCCCCGTTCTTTTGAGGATGTAAACAGGAAAGTCAGTATTTCGGGAGAAGCTTTTTTCCAAGTTCGCAAAGACAAGAATCATCCCTTCATTGTAGATATTGGGAAATTGCAGGTCGAAGTATTGGGAACCTCTTTTAATGTAATGACAGATACATACAATGATGAAATAAGAATATCCTTACTTGAAGGAAAAGTGGCTTTATATGAAAAAGGGCAATCTTCTAAATCTGCCAAAATTCTTATGCCCAACCAAGAAGCTAAATATTCACCGTCAAATGGTGAAATTATGATTTCTCCTATCCGCATGGACAATGTCATGTCATGGATTACAGGGAAATTTAGCTTTGAGGATAACACTTTGGCTGAAATCGGAGAAGAATTAGAACGAGCATTTCACGTTAAGATACATATTGAAAACGAGGCTATACGCAAAAAGACTTTTAATGCAACGTTTGAAGATAAAGAAACTCTGGACGAAATACTCTCTATTCTCCAGATTTCAGCAAAATATAAAATGGAGAAAAAACGCGGAGAAATCTATATTTATTAATTGTAAAACCCTATAAAATAATACTATGAACAGCTCTTGAACCCTAAAAAACATTTGGGAATGCGCCAACATCCCCAAACGTAATCGCTAACCGGCAGCCCACTACAACTGCCAAGTATCAAATATTTAATATACAAAAATATGAATAATAAATTATTTATTAGCCATAAAAACACCCATTTAAGATTCTATAACTTTATTCTTTCTACCAAGAAAAGTTATTCCGTATTCTTAATAAGTTGCATCTGCTTTTTCTTTTCAACTAATCCGCTGATAGCACAATCTGTCTCGTTGAATTTCAACAACGCGTCATACGAACAGATCTTTAATACGATTGAGCAAAAAACCGGATATAAATTTGTTTATAACACACAAGAAATCAACAAACACAGTTTACGCTCTATCACTATAAAAGACAAAAACATCGAAACTGTATTAAATGAACTCTTTAAAAATACAGATATATCTTATCGTATATCCAATAAACATATCGCTCTGTTCAAACAAGTAACCAGAAAAATAACGGGGACGGTAACTGATCAGACTGGCGAACCTATTATCGGAGCAAATGTTCTTGTGAAAGGAGCCAAAACCGGAGTCATCACAGATTTCGAGGGTAAATTTACGTTGTCGGTAACCGACAATAGCATACTAATCATATCATACTTGGGGTATGTTACTCAAAACGTCTCAGTAAAAGGTCAGACACATTTTAAAATCACATTGAAAGAAGACACACAAAGTCTGGATGAGGTAGTTGTGGTAGGTTATGGCGTTCAAAAGAAACGCGACCTTACCGGAGCCATATCCTCAGTGAAAATGTCTGACACTCCTATAGGTACATTCTCCACAACTGCTCATGCATTAGCAGGTAAAGCAGCCGGTTTACAGGTAACTCAAAGCAGTGCCCAAGTGGGTGGTGGAGCCAAGTTCCGCATTCGTGGTGAAACTTCAATCAATGCCGGAAACGATCCCCTGTTCATCATTGACGGTTTTCCGGTTTCTGCCTCTTCAACACTCGACTCGGAGAAGAATTTTTATAAAACAGGTACAATTGACAACATATTATCGTCTATCAACCCCAATGACATAGAATCGATTGAAGTATTGAAAGACGCCAGTGCAACAGCTATCTACGGCTCACGTGCAGGACATGGCGTTATTATCATTACTACTAAAAGAGGTAAAACCGGAAAAGCCAAAGTAACCTATTCCGGCAATCTCTCTGTGCAAACCATTAAGAACAACTATAAAATGTTGAATGGGAAACAATACAGAATACATAGAAATATGTACCTTTATGAAAAATGGTTGAAAGAGACCGGACAAGGCATATATGCCGATTATATAACCGACACTTCTTCGAAAACTTATACTCCCAGATATACAGATGAAGAAATTGCAACCGCCCAAACCACAGACTGGCTGGACGAGGTAACCCGTACCGGAATGCAGCAATCTCACAATGTTTCATTGACAGGCGGTTCTGAGAAAACACAATATGCAGCCTCTCTAAACTATTTTACACAAAAAGGGGTGGTAAAAAACAATGCAATGGACCGGTTCACAATGAAAGTCAATCTGGATCAGGAACTATCAAAATATATCAAAACAGGTTTCTCCCTTCATTTAAGTCGCAACCAATATGACAACTCATCATTGGGAGACAATGATTTTGAAAACGCAGGTATTATTTCGTCAGCTTTGCGCTTCGACCCCAGTGTCCCCGTCCGTGATGAAAATGGCGATTATTCAATCTTCCCGGATATGGCACAATACCCCAATCCGATATCGCTGCTCGAAGTTACTGATAAAACAACAAGCGACAGAGTTCTGGTTAATGGCTATTTACAAGCAGAGCCAATAAAAGGGTTGACTTTAAAAGCTAACCTGGGAGTTGACCGCAGATATGATAAAAACAAAAGCTATGTGCCTAACACTACCGTAGCCGGAGCTGCAAAAGGGGGGATAGCCAACATCCTTCAACGTGATAATATAGATTATCTCATGGAACTGACGGCAAACTATACTAAAGATTTCGGGAATCATAGCCTGACAGCGCTAGTCGGTTATTCTTATCAACAGTTTAATCAAGAAAGCGTATATGCCGGCAACGAAGACTTCTCTACAGATGGATTTCTTTACAACAATCTGCAGGCCGGAGCCGGAACTAAGCCTTATGTAAACTCCTCAGCCAGGAAAAGTGCTTTAGGCTCATACTTTGCCAGAGCAAACTATTCTTATTTAGGAAAGTATCTGCTGACAGTTACCGTTCGTGCCGATGGTGAATCAAACTTCCACCCGGACTACCGTTGGGGATATTTCCCTTCAGTGTCTGCCGGCTGGAGGTTCAGTGATGAAGAATTCATGAAACCTTTGTCAAGCATTCTTTCTAATGGTAAATTGAGAGCCAGTTACGGACAAACCGGTAATTCAAACATAGGGAACTATATGACCGACTCTTACGGAGTAGTTTCCGGCTGGGTATTCGGCAATGACGGTTATATGGGTACTGCAATAACCAAAAGAGGAAACAAAAAGTTAACTTGGGAAACTACAAGTGAATTCAACATCGGTCTGGATCTGGGTTTCTTTGATAACCGGATTTCACTATCCATGGAATATTACAACCGAATTATTTCTGATTTGTTGGTAAGTAATAAAAGTCTGCCCGCCTATAATGAAATTAATACCATAGCAGCCAACATCGGTAAAACCCAGGGACGCGGGTTTGAGCTAACACTGAGTACCGTAAATATCATGAATAAAGACTGGACATGGAGTACTGATTTTACGTTCTATACTTTTAAAGACAACTGGTATGAACGAGATCCTAATTGGAAGCCAGCCGCATACGAATCAAAAAAAGATCCGATCCGTTCTTACTACTCATATGTATCTGATGGCTTGTTACAAGTAGGTGAAAAAGCACCGGCATGGCAACCCACTTTAGTACCAGGCCAAATTAAACTGAAGAATCTATACGATACGGGAACTTCACCTAATGTATTAGATCAATATGATAAAGTCAATCTTGGATCGCAAGATCCTAAATGCACTTTAGGTCTTAACAATACGCTTAGATACAAAAACCTCGACTTTAATATTTACTTCTATGGCGAAATTGGCCGCTTACGCGGAGCCA
The nucleotide sequence above comes from Bacteroides caccae. Encoded proteins:
- a CDS encoding FecR family protein; translated protein: MKEDYNIKDPKVDDLINRLRFKLPEYDTISNYKRLQERINTPVISLSKNISPAWKWFSIAASFALLVVSAFHFIDLSRPELVWYEVAAVPDAKTKIVLPDSSTVWLNANARLVYPRSFEDVNRKVSISGEAFFQVRKDKNHPFIVDIGKLQVEVLGTSFNVMTDTYNDEIRISLLEGKVALYEKGQSSKSAKILMPNQEAKYSPSNGEIMISPIRMDNVMSWITGKFSFEDNTLAEIGEELERAFHVKIHIENEAIRKKTFNATFEDKETLDEILSILQISAKYKMEKKRGEIYIY
- a CDS encoding SusC/RagA family TonB-linked outer membrane protein, with protein sequence MNNKLFISHKNTHLRFYNFILSTKKSYSVFLISCICFFFSTNPLIAQSVSLNFNNASYEQIFNTIEQKTGYKFVYNTQEINKHSLRSITIKDKNIETVLNELFKNTDISYRISNKHIALFKQVTRKITGTVTDQTGEPIIGANVLVKGAKTGVITDFEGKFTLSVTDNSILIISYLGYVTQNVSVKGQTHFKITLKEDTQSLDEVVVVGYGVQKKRDLTGAISSVKMSDTPIGTFSTTAHALAGKAAGLQVTQSSAQVGGGAKFRIRGETSINAGNDPLFIIDGFPVSASSTLDSEKNFYKTGTIDNILSSINPNDIESIEVLKDASATAIYGSRAGHGVIIITTKRGKTGKAKVTYSGNLSVQTIKNNYKMLNGKQYRIHRNMYLYEKWLKETGQGIYADYITDTSSKTYTPRYTDEEIATAQTTDWLDEVTRTGMQQSHNVSLTGGSEKTQYAASLNYFTQKGVVKNNAMDRFTMKVNLDQELSKYIKTGFSLHLSRNQYDNSSLGDNDFENAGIISSALRFDPSVPVRDENGDYSIFPDMAQYPNPISLLEVTDKTTSDRVLVNGYLQAEPIKGLTLKANLGVDRRYDKNKSYVPNTTVAGAAKGGIANILQRDNIDYLMELTANYTKDFGNHSLTALVGYSYQQFNQESVYAGNEDFSTDGFLYNNLQAGAGTKPYVNSSARKSALGSYFARANYSYLGKYLLTVTVRADGESNFHPDYRWGYFPSVSAGWRFSDEEFMKPLSSILSNGKLRASYGQTGNSNIGNYMTDSYGVVSGWVFGNDGYMGTAITKRGNKKLTWETTSEFNIGLDLGFFDNRISLSMEYYNRIISDLLVSNKSLPAYNEINTIAANIGKTQGRGFELTLSTVNIMNKDWTWSTDFTFYTFKDNWYERDPNWKPAAYESKKDPIRSYYSYVSDGLLQVGEKAPAWQPTLVPGQIKLKNLYDTGTSPNVLDQYDKVNLGSQDPKCTLGLNNTLRYKNLDFNIYFYGEIGRLRGASYYDAWIVGLGNSLTNVSQQSLHSYTNANQNTTVPNLIESAYDFGDYYHKKINYLRCRNITLGYTIPVSKSIANSVRISANVSNPFVFTNWNGVDPETDTGNFSYPNVTSFSFGIDISF